One genomic segment of Kocuria rhizophila DC2201 includes these proteins:
- a CDS encoding adenylosuccinate synthase, with protein sequence MPAIVIVGAQWGDEGKGKATDLLGGRVDYVVKPNGGNNAGHTVVVGGEKFELKLLPAGILSPNATSVIGNGVVINPQALFEEIDGLEARGADTSHLRISANAHLVAPYHQTLDQVSERFLGKRAIGTTGRGIGPTYMDKVGRLGIRVQDVLDESILRQKIEGALRQKNELLVKLYNRRAFEVDEIVEYFMGFADRLAPMIVDSTRLLNEALDRDEVVLMEGGQATYLDVDHGTYPFVTSSNPTAGGASVGSGVGPTRITRVIGIQKAYTTRVGAGPFPTELFDEMGERLRTTGGEFGVNTGRPRRTGWYDAVMARQAARINGFTDLFITKLDVLTGLSEIPVCVAYEVDGQRFDEMPMTQSDFHHAVPVYENFPGWTEDITGARSLEDLPKNAQDYVHALEAMSGCRISAVGVGPDRDDTIVVRDLIAD encoded by the coding sequence ATGCCAGCAATCGTGATCGTCGGCGCCCAGTGGGGCGATGAAGGCAAGGGCAAGGCCACAGATCTGCTCGGCGGGCGCGTGGACTACGTGGTCAAGCCGAACGGCGGCAACAACGCCGGGCACACCGTGGTGGTGGGCGGCGAGAAGTTCGAGCTCAAGCTCCTTCCCGCGGGCATCCTGAGCCCCAACGCCACCTCAGTGATCGGCAACGGCGTGGTCATCAACCCGCAGGCGCTCTTCGAGGAGATCGACGGTCTCGAGGCCCGCGGGGCGGACACCTCGCACCTGCGGATCTCGGCGAACGCGCACCTGGTGGCCCCGTACCACCAGACCCTGGACCAGGTCAGCGAGCGGTTCCTGGGCAAGCGCGCCATCGGCACCACCGGCCGCGGCATCGGCCCCACGTACATGGACAAGGTGGGGCGCCTGGGCATCCGGGTGCAGGACGTCCTGGACGAGTCCATCCTGCGGCAGAAGATCGAGGGCGCCCTGCGGCAGAAGAACGAGCTGCTGGTCAAGCTCTACAACCGCCGCGCCTTCGAGGTGGACGAGATCGTGGAGTACTTCATGGGCTTCGCGGACCGCCTCGCGCCCATGATCGTGGACTCCACCCGACTGCTGAACGAGGCCCTGGACCGCGACGAGGTGGTGCTCATGGAGGGCGGTCAGGCCACCTACCTGGACGTGGACCACGGCACCTACCCGTTCGTGACCTCCTCCAACCCCACCGCCGGCGGTGCCTCCGTGGGCTCCGGTGTGGGCCCCACGCGCATCACCCGGGTGATCGGCATCCAGAAGGCGTACACCACCCGCGTGGGTGCCGGGCCGTTCCCCACGGAGCTCTTCGACGAGATGGGGGAGCGGCTGCGCACCACGGGCGGCGAGTTCGGCGTCAACACGGGCCGTCCGCGCCGCACCGGCTGGTACGACGCCGTCATGGCCCGCCAGGCGGCGCGGATCAACGGCTTCACGGACCTGTTCATCACCAAGCTGGACGTGCTCACCGGGCTGTCCGAGATCCCCGTGTGCGTGGCCTACGAGGTGGACGGGCAGCGCTTCGACGAGATGCCCATGACCCAGTCCGACTTCCACCACGCGGTGCCGGTCTACGAGAACTTCCCCGGGTGGACCGAGGACATCACCGGCGCGCGGTCGCTCGAGGACCTGCCGAAGAACGCCCAGGACTACGTCCACGCGCTCGAGGCCATGTCCGGCTGCCGGATCTCCGCGGTCGGCGTGGGCCCGGACCGGGACGACACCATCGTGGTGCGGGACCTCATCGCCGACTGA
- a CDS encoding amino acid permease encodes MIAMGGAIGTGLFVASGNSINTAGPGGALMAYAAIGLMVFLLMQSLGEMATHLPVAGSFEEYSTRYISRSFGFAIGWNYWYNWAITVAAELVAAALVMRYWFPDVPAWIWSAAFLAILFTLNALSARAYGEGEFWFSLIKVITVLIFLVLGVLMILGILGGPSPGFHNWTAGEAPFVNGFTGIMAIFMVAGFSFQGTELVGVAAGEAENPGETVPKAIRTVFLRILLFYIGAITVIGFLIPYTDPHLLASDVSDVSISPFTLVFEHAGVLAAASVMNAVILTAILSAGNSGLYASTRMLYALARSGKAPRFLAKVDRRGVPMYALLATTLIGMFCFLTTLIGEGEAYVWLINASGLAGFIVWMGIAWSHYRFRRAYVLQGGDPKDLTYRARFFPIGPIVALIMCAIVIVGQGYSIFTSGDVNPLSLLSSYLGLPVFLALWLGHKLVTKDKPADLRTADVAPAHH; translated from the coding sequence TGGTGTTCCTGCTCATGCAGTCCCTGGGCGAGATGGCCACCCACCTGCCGGTGGCAGGCTCCTTCGAGGAGTACTCCACCCGGTACATCAGCCGCTCCTTCGGCTTCGCGATCGGCTGGAACTACTGGTACAACTGGGCGATCACCGTGGCCGCGGAGCTCGTGGCCGCCGCCCTGGTGATGAGGTACTGGTTCCCGGACGTTCCCGCCTGGATCTGGTCCGCGGCCTTCCTGGCCATCCTGTTCACGCTCAACGCACTCAGCGCCCGGGCGTACGGCGAGGGCGAGTTCTGGTTCTCCCTGATCAAGGTGATCACCGTGCTGATCTTCCTGGTCCTGGGTGTGCTCATGATCCTGGGGATTCTGGGCGGACCCTCCCCCGGCTTCCACAACTGGACCGCGGGCGAGGCGCCGTTCGTCAACGGCTTCACCGGCATCATGGCCATCTTCATGGTCGCCGGCTTCTCCTTCCAGGGCACCGAGCTGGTGGGTGTGGCCGCGGGCGAGGCGGAGAACCCGGGCGAGACGGTCCCCAAGGCCATCCGCACCGTGTTCCTGCGCATCCTGCTGTTCTACATCGGCGCCATCACCGTGATCGGTTTCCTGATCCCCTACACGGACCCGCACCTGCTCGCGAGCGACGTCTCGGACGTGTCCATCTCCCCGTTCACCCTGGTGTTCGAGCACGCGGGAGTGCTTGCCGCCGCTTCCGTGATGAACGCCGTGATCCTCACGGCCATCCTCTCCGCGGGCAACTCCGGCCTGTATGCCTCCACGCGCATGCTCTACGCGCTGGCCCGCAGCGGCAAGGCACCCCGGTTCCTCGCCAAGGTCGACCGCCGTGGCGTGCCCATGTACGCCCTGCTGGCCACCACGCTGATCGGCATGTTCTGCTTCCTCACCACGCTGATCGGCGAGGGCGAGGCGTACGTGTGGCTCATCAACGCCTCCGGTCTGGCCGGCTTCATCGTGTGGATGGGCATCGCGTGGAGCCACTACCGCTTCCGCCGGGCCTACGTGCTGCAGGGCGGGGACCCCAAGGACCTCACCTACCGGGCGCGGTTCTTCCCCATCGGGCCCATCGTGGCGCTGATCATGTGCGCGATCGTGATCGTGGGCCAGGGGTACAGCATCTTCACCTCCGGGGACGTCAACCCCCTGAGCCTGCTGTCCTCCTACCTGGGCCTGCCCGTGTTCCTGGCCCTGTGGCTCGGCCACAAGCTGGTGACCAAGGACAAGCCCGCGGACCTGCGCACCGCGGACGTGGCACCGGCTCACCACTGA